In Serratia liquefaciens ATCC 27592, the genomic stretch ACCCGCAGTCGCTCAAAACCGTGCACCCGCAGTTGCAGATCGGTCACCGAGTCCTGCGGCGATTGGCCCATGCGGCAACTGCCTACCGGGTGATACACCGTCTTGCAGAAGTTGCGCACAAACTCCTCCAGCTGGGCGTCATCGTTCAACCATGCCGGCTGCGGCATCAGCAGATCTTTGATCAGCGGCTTGAGGGCCGCGGTTTGCAGGAAGCGCAGGCCGAATTTCACCGCGCGCACGCTGCCGGCCAGATCTTCCGGATGACCGAGGTAATTGGCGTGCAGCTTCACCGGATCGCGCGGATCGCGGCTGCGCAGCAGGACTTCCCCTCGCGCCTTGGGCTGCAGATAACCGACCTTGAGCGTGAAACCGTGGATATTGGGCAGCGGTTCGCCGGGCACATCGTCCCAGCTGTCGAGCATCGGCAGGAAGTGGATTTGCACGTCGGGCCGGCCGTCACCCTGGCTGTCGGTGAAGGCGGCACCTTCCAGTACGTTGGAGCTCAGCACGCCGCTGCGAAACGCCAGCCATTCGGTGCCGTGGCGTAGCGCCTGCAGCCCGCGATCGGCACCGTAGAGGCTGATCGGTTGCTGGGTGCTGACGTTGATCGACATATGCAGGTGATCGTGGAAGTTCTTGCCCACCGGCAGATCGGCGAGCGGGGTTATGCCCAACTGTTGCAGATGTTCGCGTGGCCCAATGCCTGACAGCATCAGGATCTTCGGCGATCCTACCGCGCCGGCGCTGAGGATCACTTCCTTTGCCGCATGCGCGGTGACTTCGGCACCGCCGTTTTGGCTATACACCACGCCGGTGGCGATGTTGTTGTCCAATACCACTCGGTGCACCAGCGCATTCAGTTTCACCACCAGGCGCTGTTCGTTACGCACCGCTTTCAGGTAGGTGCGTGCAGTGCTGGCGCGCTCGCCGTTATGGGTGGTGGTCTGGTAGAAGCCGACGCCGTGCTGGCTGTCGCCGTTGAAATCGTTGCGGTAGGGCAGGTCCAGCTCCTGGCCGGCGCGGATAAACGCCATGCTGAGCGGGTGTCGGTAGCGGTTCTCGCTGACCGGCAGCAGGCCCTCACCGCCGTGATAGGTGTCGGACAGGCTCTCGTTGGCCTCGGCACGTTTGAAATAGGGCAGCACGTCCTGATAGCCCCAGCCGACGCAGCCGTAACGTTCGGCCCACTCGTCGTAATCCTGCCGCTGGCCACGAATATAGATCATGCCGTTGACCGAGCTGCTGCCGCCCAACACCTTGCCCTGGGCGATCTGCATGCGGCGGTTGTTGGCGTGCGGCTCGGGTTCGGTTTCGTAGGGCCAGCTTTTTTTGGCGATGATTTTCGCCACGCCGGCCGGCATCTTGATGAATAAATTATTGTCGTCGCCACCGGCTTCCAGCAGTAACACCCGCGCCTGAGTGCGGCGGATCAACTGCGCTGCCAGTACGCAGCCGGCGGAACCTGCGCCGACAATGATGTAATCAAAAGCATTTTCCGACATGACTGCTCCCTGTGCGATTACGGCATGAGCCTGTCATGGCAGAGTATCGCAAGCGGGCGGTAGGTCAATTTCAAATCGTTAATTTGTTAATGAATATCACATAAATTGTTTTTAATTTTTATCAACTAATTGATTTTAATATATAAAAAATAAAATGTTCATATTAATATTTTTTGTGGTTTGCGCGACCGTGACGATACCGGAACGAAAAATACGCGGTGATAAATATCCGGCGCATTGTTTCTAAACGGAATATTAAATATGAGATTTATCCGAGCGGGAAAGAGGATGTCAGCACAAAAATGCTGCTATATGATGAGCCACTCTATGGTTGGATAAGATATTAAGAAATATGGACATTTCGATTAATAAATCTAATTATTTAAAAGGGATTGCCATCATATTGATGCTGATCCATCACCTGTTTGCCTACCCGATCCGAATTAGCCCGGATATCCCGGTCTATCATATTGTTAACAGCGTTGATCTTGAAATGTATCTTGGTCTGTTCGGCAAGATTTGCGTTTCGATGTTTCTGTTCCTGTCCGGTTACGGGTTTTCGCTGAAAAAAGAAGTGTCGTTTCACTATATCTGGGGCAAGCTGAAGAATTTATATATCAGCTATTGGATAGTGTTATTTATCTTTGTCCCTATCGGCATTTTCTTCTTTCCCGGAGAAAGGTATAGCCTTTCCCTGCCGCTGTTTCTCGAAAACCTGATTGGCATTAAATCCACGTATAACAGCGAGTGGTGGTTCTTCAAACTCTATGTGCTGTACGTGCTTTCTCTGCCGCTGTTGTCGCGGCTGAATATCTACCCTCTGCTGGGGTTGCTGGTTCTGGCGGCGCTGTGCGGCAGAGGGCTACAGTATTTCGCCTGGGCGCCTGAAATCTTGATCGAATATTGCACCTGGCTACTGCCTTTCGGCTTTGGCATGGTGTTTGGCCGCAGCAAGCAAATGCCGGCGGACTTCTGGCTGTCGAAGCTGATTGTTACCCTGAGCCGCACCCATCCGCTGATCTTGCTGATGGTGACGGTGGCGGTGTTTATCGTCGCCCATAATCCGGGGCTGCTGCTGGTGACGCCGCTGTTTATCATCGCGATGATGAAAACCGCAGACGGGCTGGGCAGCACGGTGAATCGGGCGGTGGGCGAGCTGGGCAAGCATTCGATGTACATGTGGCTGACCCACAGCTTCTACTGCTATTACTTCACACAAAAGCTGATTTTTGCGCCACGCTATACGCCGCTGATCCTGCTGCTGCTGATTGTGGTGTCCTATCTGACCAGCCTGGTGCTGAGCCGGATTGAGCTGGCGATCAAGGGCAGGGTAACGGCCTAGGGAGGCTTGCTGCTGCGCCCGTGATGACCGCGGGCGCAGCAGCAAGATTAAAGCGTTTTCAGCATGGTGACTTCGCAGTCGACGTGGCCGGTGGTGCCCATGGCGTGGTCGATATGTTCGAAGCCCAGATGCTCGTACAGGCCGATGGCCTGCGTCAGGCTGGCGGTGGTTTCCAAATAACAACAGCGGAAGCCCTGTTGACGGGCAAACTCCAGTGCCTGCAGCGCCAGGCGTTTTGCCAGGCCCTGGCCGCGCAAAATCGGCA encodes the following:
- a CDS encoding GMC family oxidoreductase, encoding MSENAFDYIIVGAGSAGCVLAAQLIRRTQARVLLLEAGGDDNNLFIKMPAGVAKIIAKKSWPYETEPEPHANNRRMQIAQGKVLGGSSSVNGMIYIRGQRQDYDEWAERYGCVGWGYQDVLPYFKRAEANESLSDTYHGGEGLLPVSENRYRHPLSMAFIRAGQELDLPYRNDFNGDSQHGVGFYQTTTHNGERASTARTYLKAVRNEQRLVVKLNALVHRVVLDNNIATGVVYSQNGGAEVTAHAAKEVILSAGAVGSPKILMLSGIGPREHLQQLGITPLADLPVGKNFHDHLHMSINVSTQQPISLYGADRGLQALRHGTEWLAFRSGVLSSNVLEGAAFTDSQGDGRPDVQIHFLPMLDSWDDVPGEPLPNIHGFTLKVGYLQPKARGEVLLRSRDPRDPVKLHANYLGHPEDLAGSVRAVKFGLRFLQTAALKPLIKDLLMPQPAWLNDDAQLEEFVRNFCKTVYHPVGSCRMGQSPQDSVTDLQLRVHGFERLRVIDCSVMPQVTSGNTNAPTIMLAEKAVDLLLGAPA
- a CDS encoding acyltransferase family protein; translated protein: MDISINKSNYLKGIAIILMLIHHLFAYPIRISPDIPVYHIVNSVDLEMYLGLFGKICVSMFLFLSGYGFSLKKEVSFHYIWGKLKNLYISYWIVLFIFVPIGIFFFPGERYSLSLPLFLENLIGIKSTYNSEWWFFKLYVLYVLSLPLLSRLNIYPLLGLLVLAALCGRGLQYFAWAPEILIEYCTWLLPFGFGMVFGRSKQMPADFWLSKLIVTLSRTHPLILLMVTVAVFIVAHNPGLLLVTPLFIIAMMKTADGLGSTVNRAVGELGKHSMYMWLTHSFYCYYFTQKLIFAPRYTPLILLLLIVVSYLTSLVLSRIELAIKGRVTA